A portion of the Paenibacillus hamazuiensis genome contains these proteins:
- a CDS encoding 3D domain-containing protein, giving the protein MGVIPKTHVKRSSGMSLALRSQRDNVRVIFASGIVCSIVTIIFLVLLYGTTMKEVTVVLYGEEKKFRTFESDVTRFLAAQGIFAGEHDRLSVSPDARLVNGHRIIINREIPVQVTEGGTTKTNYSIGKTVENVLKDLNIPLGEHDKISPALDREVAENTEITIVRVNKNIEETSETIDYKVVKRNDPTLPAGKQQLVQKGKEGTLVKRKEKVYEDNVLVAENIIEERVEKESVEQIVAVGTKQPVAAAADLSPAVEFSVKSRADIPAKKILEGVTLSAYSSGGSSGKTASGTRPAEGRTIAVDPRIIPMGWWVYIDGIGFRRAEDTGGAIKGNKIDVYFESDSYAKRFGLKRGYTVYVIGPVKPEAD; this is encoded by the coding sequence CCATTGTCACGATCATTTTTTTGGTGCTGCTCTACGGCACGACAATGAAAGAGGTCACCGTCGTTTTGTACGGGGAAGAAAAGAAGTTCCGCACGTTCGAGTCGGACGTGACGCGGTTTTTGGCGGCTCAAGGCATCTTTGCGGGAGAGCACGACCGCCTGTCGGTATCGCCGGACGCGAGGCTCGTGAACGGTCACCGCATCATCATTAACCGCGAAATCCCGGTCCAGGTCACGGAGGGCGGGACGACAAAAACGAATTATTCGATAGGAAAAACGGTGGAAAACGTCTTAAAGGACCTGAATATCCCGCTTGGCGAACATGATAAAATTTCTCCCGCCTTGGATCGGGAAGTGGCGGAAAATACGGAAATCACGATCGTCAGAGTAAACAAGAACATCGAGGAAACCAGCGAAACGATCGACTACAAGGTGGTCAAACGAAACGATCCGACGCTTCCCGCCGGCAAGCAGCAGCTCGTTCAAAAAGGGAAGGAAGGCACATTGGTCAAGAGGAAGGAGAAGGTATACGAAGATAACGTGCTCGTTGCGGAAAATATCATCGAAGAGCGCGTGGAAAAAGAAAGCGTCGAGCAGATCGTTGCGGTGGGCACCAAGCAGCCGGTCGCAGCGGCAGCGGATTTATCCCCGGCGGTGGAATTTTCGGTCAAGAGCAGAGCCGATATTCCGGCCAAAAAAATATTGGAGGGCGTCACGTTGTCCGCTTATTCCTCGGGCGGCTCCTCGGGGAAAACCGCCTCGGGCACCCGTCCTGCGGAAGGGCGCACCATTGCCGTCGATCCCCGAATCATTCCGATGGGCTGGTGGGTGTATATCGACGGAATCGGCTTCCGCCGGGCCGAGGACACAGGCGGCGCGATCAAAGGGAACAAGATCGATGTGTATTTCGAAAGCGACTCGTACGCCAAACGGTTCGGTTTGAAACGCGGCTATACGGTGTACGTCATCGGCCCTGTCAAACCGGAGGCGGATTAA